Sequence from the Cervus canadensis isolate Bull #8, Minnesota chromosome 16, ASM1932006v1, whole genome shotgun sequence genome:
ACAATTTCACACTAGATGTACAATTTAACTAGTTTCCATAATACTCATGGGCTCCCTTTCAAACAATACAGTCCGAAGTCTACCAGCTGCCCATATTTCAAGAGCAAGTTAAAATCATGCTACGCTTTAAACATTCTATCAAAATACATCCATATGGCTCCATCAACTCAGTAGCCAAACTAGTTAATGCTATCATTAAATGCATAGAATAACCATACCATTGTATCTTACCACAATGGAAACACTCAATATCACAATGTGTGAACACACAACAAACAGTAGCTGCTGAAAAATGAGACTTAAGGCAAAATTATCtcaatagaaaacagaaaacgacaaaaaatagaaaattatagaatCTTTTCTAAAAGCTATTTAGAAAACacaataaattaatttcaaacGTAAACCACATTTTTCAGATCCCTTTGACCTTGTGTTAGCAAGTACAATTTGCATCTGATAGATTTCATTAAGCCATAAACCAGTCAGTGCAATCTAAGAGTTCCAAAAACATTCAATATGATACTGACAGAGCTTTGTTTCAGTTTACTTGTGGCTAATGCTACCTTTCACTTTATGTAATTAGACTGATTTATGgcatattatataataaaagcctattataaaagataaattttaagatatatttaataCTATATCCACCCATCCTCATTAAGTTTTGTGGGGGTGAAATCTGTGTTTTGTATAAATTTCCCCATCACCAGCAGTCTCAGTATGAACCAAAAAATCTGGCTTCTGGTGAAAGCTGGGGAACCTGCATAGGATTACTGAAATGGAAACAGCAAAAGCACTGCAGCTTTCTGAGAAAACATCTTGAGGACGttaactttaaacatttttgctTTAAGATTATGTTTTTTACAAtcagaatatatttaaacatgGAAGTGGGGTGGAAGAAGCTAAAAGTAAATGTGGGTAAACAAAATCAGAACAatcaaaaatactaaaaagagagAGCAAATTTACCCTTACAGTGAGCAGTAAAGAGAAATAACTCTATTATTAAcgtgcaaatgaaaaataaagtggtttttaccattcattcaataaacttaAGCAGTTGATAATAAAAGGGctattttaactattttctttttctaaactcAAAAATAATCACCATAAAGAAATAACTAAAGtataactttgttttaaaaagtgaataaaccACAATGTGTTTAGAGACCAATATCTTGAACACTACAAAGAACGACAATATTCTGAAAATCCAGTTTATTTTCCATGTGGACAGATCCAGTCAGTGTGATCAGTTTTCTGCATGTGtaataatttatcaaaataagTTTTCCCACAAGACTCTTTCCCATCAACTCTGAAAATCCTGGTCTTACAACATACCCAATAAAGCTCTTGAAAATCACCTCCTTAAATTTGGAAGAAAGTGTGGCAAGTCTTTCCTGTTATATTTACTGAACTACAAATGGCTAAAGagcaatttatgttttaaaacgtGACTAGCACAACAGTTGAGTTCAGGAAATTAAAGTTTTAGTTTTAGTGCACTTTGCTCCAGTTTTAGCCAACATGCTACATTGTCCTTTTTTGGAGGAGGGGGAAGGCTGGGGACAGTGCCACACAAAGTGGACTTGAGGATTTCCATTGTACGAAAAGATATGACTCTGCAAGCAGAACAGTGTAAGCTGCCTTTTTTCTTAAGACCTGGACATTTTAAGACAGAAGCTTTGCAAAACATTAcacaatttttttattattaaatgagaAACTCTCATTTGTTACATCGTCACATTGCTAGTCAGAGAAATGCTGCAGTGATGAAGAAAGTCAATGTTGGATCAACCAAAGTCCTCATTTCTACAACATTCATTTACAAAGAAATAATGTTCAACACAGCCCAACACAACATTCTTGGTTTTCTTCATATTGAAGTCCCCCAAAAAAATCATCTTCTAATGGGGTATTTTACTACATAAATTATAGTTCTTCATTTTTACAATTCACCCCAAACTGTATGAGAGATGTATCACACTATAATTCTAAAGCTGTTAGGAAATCCTTCACACATCGTCGTCATCCGATGTGTCACTGCTACTTGTCTCTGTGTCCTCATTCTCAATAGTGGGTTTGAAAGTGCTGTTTTTCCAGGGTCCAAACTTGAAGTCACAGATCAGGCCATTTTTCAAAATACCATTTTTCCTCAGACCATTCTTCTGTAACTAAAATatcaacagaaataaagtgaataaataaatcatcttCCAAGAGTTACTACAAACTAAGAATGCTCTAATAATTAAATGTGACCAAGAATACAATAAAGGTAAATAAAACTCCACAGATTATGGTATCATTTCTGAAAAACTAGTTATATAGGTGATTATAGATCAAAccaatataacaaaatatttcctAGGAATAAATCACTACTCTTGGGAGAGCTGCATTTACAGCATACCaaaccatttatatatatacacatatatattctaatattttgggggggggtgtgtgtgtgtgtgtgtatatatatatatacacacagagagagacagagaaagagacactaCTTACTGATCTATAGCCATGTAGATAGACAGATATAGATACCTATACAGCCATATTcacacagcattatttacaacagccaaaaggtggaagcaacccaagtgtccatcaatggacaaatggataaacaaaatgtggtacatacacatataatggATTATTGTGTCTCTGATAAAAGATAATTCTGATTGACctgtgctacaacatggatgaaactcgaagacattctgctaagtgaaataagccagtcacaaaaggacaaatactgcatgatttcacttacataagGGGCTAAGGCagtcaaattcagagacagaaagcagaacgGTGGTTTCCAAGGGTTAGGAGGAACAAGGAATAAGAGTCATGGTTTAATAGGTACAGAGGTTCAGTTTTAACAATGAAAAGAGCTCTGGAGGTGAGTGGTGGTAACATCTGCATAACAATATGAATGTACCTAAATGCCATAGAACTGTAtgcttaaaaatgatttaaatggtaaattttatgctatttGCATTTTGGCACAAATTTTTAATTAGGATGATGAATCTATTAAGTAAATATAACTAATTTCCTCAAAAATTTCATTCAAAGCATGTGAAAAGTGTTTTGAGATTATTAACATTGATAATACTTCTATACAGAAAATCGCTTTTGTATGACCAGAACTATTTTCAAGAAGTACaatggatttgaaaaaaaatttgaaaaactcccTGAGATTTCCCTCAACTCTACCATACATCTTCTAAGGAATACTCCCCGGTTGCTCAGTGGCATTCATCTGCCAACATAGGagatcaggtttgatccctgggtcaggaagatgacctggagaaggaaatggcaatccactcctatattcttgcctgggaaatcccatggacagaggagccagaagggctacagttcacagggtcaaaagagtcagacatgacttagtgactaaacaataactctttcaaaaaagcaactatgcagaaattaaaaaaaaaaaaaaaagacgtttaGGATATCAAAATTCCTGTGCCAAGAAAAGGATAAAAGATGAAATCACATCTGAGAAAGCTACTGTTGTTTTCTACTTCTTATCAccaagtcattttttaaatgcctggTAAATGATAAATCAGATACATTCTTTACACTAATTTCTAAGCACTGCAGATCCATGGATTTAAAGAAGTCAGCCTTGCAGACCTATTTAAAACAAAGGCCAATCTGACCTATAATGGGATGCTCAACAAATCCCTAAATAAAACATCTAACCTCACCCCTTAAAAATGCTTAGTTATATGTTGTTCTGATTAAGGAAGGGCTATTTTTAAAGTGAGCTTACATGATTCAGTTCTTACCTGTTCACTAATAACTTGGAAttctctcatttcatcctcagttAAGGGTGCACATGTTTCAtcattttcactgtcttcttgcCAACCCATCTCCTTTAACAATCTGGAAAGGAatggaaatgaataaatttaatttagaatTTCACCCAAATTAAGTCCTTTTATATTATGTGAAAGAAAACATGATCCATCATACAAAATCCACACAGAAGATGTTAGGGTTTATCTTTCTGAAATATCTTTCTGAAAGTGAATAGGTAAGATTATGCCCAATaaactgttttaaataataaGATCAGAATGAAATGCCTAATTACTTTATCTTTGGTGTAAGAGGTTCTCTAAGGCTGGAAACCTGCAAAAGGTTCTTTTAGgctaaaaactgaagaaaatttgcTAAATTCTTATACTAAAAATAGAAGCAACACACCTCCCCATTTCTTTAGGGCCACTACAGTTCATCATGTTCTTAGTTATTCATTAggttttctacttctgtttttgttttttaaataattacatcCCTTAAGCACTTGTTACTCCTTTTTATTCCTAACTCATTTTTCAAACTGAACCTGTCACAAATTGACTACTCTGTAGATTTTTATATACTGTCAAACAATCTCATCAAAAAATCAGTGCTCAGAGACTTGAAATATACCCATAATTTcacctaaagcctttgactgtgtggagcatcACAAACTGtaaaaaactcttaaagagatgggaacaccaaaccatcttacctgtttcttgagaaacctgtatgcaggtcaagaagcaacagttagaaccttttatggaactgactggttcaggattaagaaaggagtacaacaaggctgtttatcgtcatcctgtttatttaacttatacacagagaacatcatgcgaaatggCAGGCTGGAcaagttacaagctggaatcaagattgccaggagaaatagcaacaacctcaggtatgcaaatgataccagtctaatggcagaaagcgaagaagaactaaagaacctcttgatgagggtaaaggaggtgaaaaagccagcttaaaactcggTATTACAagaattaagatcatggcatctggtcccatcacttcatggcaaatagaagggaaaaagatgGAAGCAataacagatttcctcttcttgggctgtaaaatcactgtggatggtgactgcagccatgaaattaaaaggcgactgcttcttggcaggaaagctatgacaaacctagatagtacagtaaaaaacaaagacatccctttgctgataaaggtccatatagtcaagattatggtctttccagtagtcatgcatggatgtgagagctggaccataaagaagacagagtggtgaagaactgatgccttcaaattgtgatgctagaTAAtgctcttgggagtcccttggacagcaaggagatcaagccagtcaatcttaaaggaaatcaaccctgaatactcattggaaggactactgctaaagctccaatactttggctacctgatgcggacagccaactcgttagaaaagaccctgcctgatgctgggaaagactgagggcaggaggagaagggggcgccagacgatgagatggttggatggcatcattgactcaatggacatgagtttgagcaaactccagcagacagtgaaggacgaggaagcctagcgtgctgcagtccatggggttgtgaactcggacatgacttggcaactgaacaacaacacagtaTACCCGCAGTTTACAGATGAACAACCATGATCATATAAGTAAAAAATTTTGCCTACTTGATAGCAAAGAAGCAGAATTCTGGTTTTCTGCCTCCCAAGTTAATATACACTGCACCAAACTCTGTGGTCTCTGGACTAAACCCCACAATTAGGAATAGATCATAACAGTGATCTGCACTTTGCCTTTCCATTAGCATTGCTTCTCATTCTCTTTCAAACTATTATCAAATCACTCTAATACCACTTTCACAATTATCACCCTCTGCCAAAGTCAACAGCTTCCCAATTTCTAAAAGAACAAACTCCATAACACACAACGACCACAAATTCAAATTCCTTACATTAGAAAAAGCATAGTACTAGAAGTGGAAGACCTGGGTCACAAATCCTACTCTATCAAAAACCACGTATAAGACAAGAGCTCCTTCTTCATCTGAAGCACTCAAAGAGTTTGACTAGATCTCTAAAGCCTTGCCTTTGCAATGTATCTCTAACTCCatttaggactccacactcttgTCAAGACATGCTATACATCACCCCTAAAACAAACCATGCATATATTCTACTCTAAACATCCTTTCATACCCCCATTTCAGAATGACTACCCAGTACCCTTGCCTGTATTGTCTCACCCTTTAAGATTTAATTTAGGTTCCAACTAAAATCTTCAAACTGGTACTCAAGCCATAATGCTATCTAACCCCAAATTCCTTTGAATTTCTCTGGCACTCATTTCTATTAATTCATTTGGTGCTTAAACAAGGCAATAATTACCTCTCTGATGTTGAAACTATCCTCAATACTGTGATGGTACACTGAAACTTGATAATAACTAGTAATATATGtgtgaaattatttcattttaaattttaatttacacaTTTGAACATAAAAAGTAATCCTGAGAACTGTATCACTGATACCTTTTTAAATCAAGCAACATGAGTACTTAAATATGTATGTAACTTAAGAAAGTTTACAGGGAggtccctagtggtctagtggttaggattaaGGCTTTCACTATTGTgagctgggttccatccctggttgggaaactgagatcccacaagcctccccctcctctccgccccccgcccccacccaaaAGAGATTTACAGAAAATCTAAAGCCATGGAAAATAAATAGCACTCAATTTTCAGAGAaacacatgctacaatatggatgaacctttaAAGTATTACTGAAAGTAGACTGGTGGTTACGCAGGAAAGACAGTAACAATGAGGAGTAACTGTAAATGAGCATGGGGTTTCTTTATGGAGTAaagaaatgttctgaaattagactGTGGTGACAGCTATACAACTTCAAATATACCCCAAATTAACAAACTGAGTAAAGAAATTAagagtatataaattatatctcaatgaagttgttaaaaaaatcaattttccatataaaatcaaaattttgggtagagaaaaaagtaaaaacaccGACCTGTGTTCTGCTTCAAGTGAACTAGAAAGAACATCAGTCTGTGGGAAGGTTGAAGACCGAATGATCTGTTGGGAAATTACCGAGGCATTGCCATTCTCTTGTGGAATTTCATTTTCATCGAAGTTTCGATTTATATCCCTTTCTTGGTGAGTACTATTGCTGTTATGCAAATTAAATGAGTCGTCATCCTGATTtttgaagagttaaaaaaaattagagatagtTATTAAAAAAGGCAACTATAATAGATACTGGTTAGATTTTCATGGATAAAACATAACTGTAATGCTTATATAATCATGAAGAAAACAGTTTCAGAAGATGTAAAACTAAGTTGTGAAGGCAATTTTCTAACTTCAAGTATTCACATCTATTcgacaaaaacaaaattaaaaggataaaGGTAGGCAAGATGGGGAAAACTAAAAGTGCAAATATGAACaggaatgtttttaaatttcatttttgcaCAGCAACTAGAGTAAGAAAAATCTATTCAGAAAGGAATTCATTATTTATGCAAATAGCTAACTAGCCTTGCtttcagaaatatgaaaatattcaaagatcCTAAATAACATCTGCCCAACTACTCCAATGACATGCTAACGTCACGCCAAGAATTACCTACACCTTCAATTACCTTTTCTGAGCCCACATGGCTTTCATCTTCATGCTCCTCTTCCACTCTGTCCCTTTTCAATGCTTTCAAAAACTCACTCTTCTTATCTGTGCGCATTCGTGTCAGTTTGGTTAGACGAGGCTGCTGATTAAGTTTGTCAACAGGTGAAGAAGAATTTGAGCGATTacactaagaaaaaaatttagaatgttGATAAATACATAGAGAAGTAATTCAACATAAAGTTCACAACTATAATggctatttcattttcttcacaatatacaaaattgattttaaattctattttccaCTAtccttgttatttttatttatctcacTGAATGACTAAATATAAAATCTTTCTTACCTGAGAAACAAAGTCTGATAATACTAAAACCTGTCATTCTAAATTAGGAgatttaaatactattttataaaatggatcctgaaattgtttaaatatttttatatatattttttaaaaagcagttttaaaaattatgttccaCAGAGTTCGAAGGTTCTAATAATAGCTTCTAAAACGAACTAGTATAATTATTTATGCACAGGTACACTAAGAGTTTATCACATAGGATTTCAAAAGGGAAGTTTTGTGGAAGAGCAGAGGAGGGTGGGAAAGGGACATGTACTGGAGTCCTTTTACTTTTCATATACTGAGAGTGGaacacagaaggaaagagaatgcTGCAATTCTATGTCACAGGAATTTTAAGCCTTGGGAATAAATCAAAATGCTTAACTTAGCAATAACATCTGCAGACTATAATGAATTGAAGCCACAATTAACCAGCTGGGAATGTTGGTCCTTCTAGCACAGCTCTAAAATTCTATGACTGAGAACTAGTCAATGAGGGGTTATAATGCTCCAATATAGTACCCAGAACAATCTCAGTGACTACAATATAGTCACAAGTGTCTCTTGTCCCTGAACTGGTCAGGAAGTCCCTGATCTAGAAGTTTCAGAAAGCTGgccaaatgagaaagaaatgtgtaAGCTACTAAGTATTCAAAGTCAGTAAATATgcatctttctctcttcttcctcttctctgcccCAAGTGTTAATACTAATAAAATGTCCATCATCCCCAAAAGAAGAGTATATAAATCCTCATTTTTAAGTCAAGGTTTAATCCTACATCATAACATAACTTTATGACAAAAGTAAAAACATCTGTTTTcataattcttttcttaaaaattactctttctggggcttccctggtaaagaaccggcctgccaagcaggagacgtgggttcgatctctgggtcaggtagataccctggaaaaggaaatggcaacccactccggtatccttgcctgggaaatcccatggagagaggagtctggtgggctacatctatgtggtcacaaagagttggactcgacttcgcaggagacatgggttccactCCTGAttcagaagattccacatgccaaggagcaactaaacttgtgcaccacaactaccgagcctgtgttcAAGAGCCCAGGAGatccaactactgagcccacatgcggCAACCACTGATGCctaagcaccctagagcccgtgctccacaagggaaacccgggcactgcaactagagagtagcccccgcttgccaaaACTCAAGAAAACCCTGCACGTCAATGAAGGCCCAgcagaaccaaaaataaatacttttttttaaagcgaCTCTTTCTGGTTCATGGGTTACACATGTTTATTTTGCCACAGAATTTTCTACACTTTAGGTTATTTGGACATTttgttagaaattttaaaattatccctCCTTAAATTGCAACATTAGTTAGCAAACAGAAAGAAGTATCTGAATTCTGGAAGAACTAAAGTCTCTTTAATGAATTTGTTCAATGAATCTATGCCTTTTGTTCACTGTTAATTAAATTATCATGACTGAGATAATAAATTATCATGACTGAGATAATTTGGCTCTTCAGGAGTACTTTTATTAAATGCCATACCTCTTTCACTGAAGTTGTTGATGGACTAAAATTCTTGGCAGTTGATTTAAAAGCATTAAAGTTGCCAACACCATATGTAGACTCATGAGGGAAAGAAGtcccaactttattttctttagtttggcTTTTCCATTGTGTAGGctaaagaaaaaacacacaaacattaaTTAATGTGTATCTAAACAGATTACAtagaggagaaagagaacaaagtgaatactataaaataaagatgactaaatatgactttaaaaaaattattttttaaaaataattttaattttttaaaatcatttctacatgggtctcctccttttttttttaacaaataaaatccaAATCTGATATTCAGATGAAACATTTAACtaccttgcttttttttccaagttttataAACCTTAAGTTAGGTTTCTCTTGCCTAATACCAAGAAAACACAAGTGAGAGTTCCAAAAGCCTAAAACTGAAGATGAAGGACAGCATTTTAAACCATTATTAAGCAAATATATCACAGATGCATCTGGCAAACAAGTATTTACAGATTTACTACTGACtactaaaacaagaaaacatacaaacacacaaaccACTTAAAAGGTAATTAAGGATACACAATGGCCCAACACTTTCCACTTAGAAAGCAGCAGCCCACCAATACCCTCCCCACCTTGATGtgaatttttcaacatttttttggCCAAAGTAACTCAGTTGATATCAACTTATAACTTGCATATTTAACAATTTAGAACTTACTTTTGTAGGTGGAGCAGCAGGTTTAGGAACTAAGCCTTTATAAACACTTGGACCAGTCCCATTCTTAACTGGCTGTGACTGAAGATTTCCTACTACTGGGAATCCAGATAGTTGTAAGTCTTTTGTATTACCTTTCTTAATGACCAGCATCCTTTGAGTTCTAGATTTAGGATTCGGGGGATATTCTGTATAAATAAAGCACGAGCAACAGTTATACAGTTTAAATTTCAGCATAAAATTAAATCACCAAAGAATAGTATATTCCAAACTTTACTGTATTTAGAAATAACAGCTGCTTCTTGGATAAAATAACTAAGCTATGTAAGTATGAATtatattcttgcttgagaaataaAGTTTCAACAATCACCAGACCATAGCAAGGAACTCAGCAATGTCATCTAACATTCAGATATGAATTCAGTTAGACAGTGACCTAGAATGGTAACTATGACCAAGACAAATTTAATTACATTTGagtatatttttcaattataaattTCATCCTAACAGCTCTTAAGACGTGAAATACAAGATACATTTTCCTCTCTCCCATTCTGAAAAGTTTtcctaattctttttatttcattcatagtTATTACCAGTAAGAAAGGATCTACAGTCCCTCTATTTCTTAATTCCTGCTCAATTTATGACTAATGAAAAGGGGAACTATGTTTTCACATACCAGT
This genomic interval carries:
- the GPBP1 gene encoding vasculin isoform X2 is translated as MAQHDFAPAWLNFPTPPSSTKSSLNFEKHSENFSWTENRYDVNRRRHNSSDGFDSGIGRPNGGNFGRKEKNGWRTHGRNGTENINHRGGYHGGSSRSRSSIFHSGKSQGLHENNIPDSEAGRKEDKRERKQFEAEDFPSLNPEYEREPNQNKSLAAGVWEYPPNPKSRTQRMLVIKKGNTKDLQLSGFPVVGNLQSQPVKNGTGPSVYKGLVPKPAAPPTKPTQWKSQTKENKVGTSFPHESTYGVGNFNAFKSTAKNFSPSTTSVKECNRSNSSSPVDKLNQQPRLTKLTRMRTDKKSEFLKALKRDRVEEEHEDESHVGSEKDDDSFNLHNSNSTHQERDINRNFDENEIPQENGNASVISQQIIRSSTFPQTDVLSSSLEAEHRLLKEMGWQEDSENDETCAPLTEDEMREFQVISEQLQKNGLRKNGILKNGLICDFKFGPWKNSTFKPTIENEDTETSSSDTSDDDDV
- the GPBP1 gene encoding vasculin isoform X1 translates to MAQHDFAPAWLNFPTPPSSTKSSLNFEKHSENFSWTENRYDVNRRRHNSSDGFDSGIGRPNGGNFGRKEKNGWRTHGRNGTENINHRGGYHGGSSRSRSSIFHSGKSQGLHENNIPDSEAGRKEDKRERKQFEAEDFPSLNPEYEREPNQNKSLAAGVWGLHAQTHTYPTKKISQAPLLEYPPNPKSRTQRMLVIKKGNTKDLQLSGFPVVGNLQSQPVKNGTGPSVYKGLVPKPAAPPTKPTQWKSQTKENKVGTSFPHESTYGVGNFNAFKSTAKNFSPSTTSVKECNRSNSSSPVDKLNQQPRLTKLTRMRTDKKSEFLKALKRDRVEEEHEDESHVGSEKDDDSFNLHNSNSTHQERDINRNFDENEIPQENGNASVISQQIIRSSTFPQTDVLSSSLEAEHRLLKEMGWQEDSENDETCAPLTEDEMREFQVISEQLQKNGLRKNGILKNGLICDFKFGPWKNSTFKPTIENEDTETSSSDTSDDDDV